From Nguyenibacter vanlangensis, one genomic window encodes:
- the plsX gene encoding phosphate acyltransferase PlsX: MSETGSSFSGAEPFTLAIDGMGGDGGPEVVVAGLAIAADRHPGARVLLIGDEAALRAQLARHPKAAAICTIRPAGSAIAMDMKPTAALRVRDSSMRLAMDAVAQGEAQGVVSAGNSGAMLALAKIVVKTLPGVSRPAMAAISPTLKGDVVMLDLGANVACDWRNLVEFAVMGAAFANAVLGLRAPTIGLLNVGSEELKGDERLRQAADVLRNSPLAAQFHGFIEGHDITAGTTDVVVTDGFTGNVALKTGEGALKMAFVLLRQVFRSGLLAKLGYLLVRPGLERMREWLDPRRYNGAVFVGLNGVVVKSHGGTDAEGFAAAVDVAMDMVTHRFNESIREQLLRMESLTAMRPGADKEQPAVAAVS; encoded by the coding sequence ATGAGCGAGACAGGTTCCTCTTTTTCCGGGGCTGAGCCCTTCACGCTGGCCATCGACGGCATGGGTGGGGATGGCGGTCCGGAAGTCGTGGTGGCCGGTCTGGCGATTGCGGCGGACAGGCATCCTGGCGCGCGGGTCCTGCTGATCGGGGATGAGGCGGCGTTGCGCGCGCAACTGGCGCGCCATCCCAAGGCGGCGGCGATCTGCACGATCCGGCCGGCCGGCAGCGCCATCGCCATGGACATGAAGCCGACCGCGGCGCTGCGGGTGCGCGATTCATCGATGCGCCTGGCGATGGATGCGGTGGCCCAGGGCGAGGCCCAGGGCGTGGTGTCCGCCGGCAATAGCGGCGCGATGCTGGCGCTGGCCAAGATCGTCGTCAAAACCCTGCCGGGCGTGTCGCGTCCGGCCATGGCGGCCATCAGCCCGACCCTGAAGGGCGACGTGGTGATGCTGGACCTGGGCGCCAATGTCGCCTGCGACTGGCGCAACCTGGTGGAATTCGCGGTGATGGGTGCGGCCTTCGCCAATGCGGTGCTGGGCCTGCGGGCGCCCACGATCGGCCTGCTGAATGTCGGTTCGGAAGAGCTGAAGGGCGACGAGAGGCTGCGCCAGGCGGCGGACGTGCTGCGCAACAGCCCGCTGGCCGCGCAATTCCACGGCTTTATCGAGGGGCACGACATCACGGCGGGAACGACCGACGTGGTCGTGACCGACGGATTTACCGGCAATGTCGCCCTGAAGACCGGAGAAGGCGCGCTGAAGATGGCGTTCGTCCTGCTGCGGCAGGTCTTCCGGTCGGGCCTGCTGGCCAAGCTGGGCTATCTGCTGGTCCGGCCGGGGCTGGAGCGGATGCGCGAGTGGCTGGATCCGCGCCGCTATAACGGCGCGGTATTCGTGGGTCTCAATGGCGTCGTCGTGAAATCGCATGGCGGGACCGACGCCGAAGGCTTTGCAGCGGCGGTGGACGTTGCCATGGATATGGTGACGCACCGGTTCAACGAGAGCATTCGCGAACAATTGTTGCGCATGGAATCGCTGACGGCCATGCGGCCGGGGGCGGACAAGGAGCAGCCGGCGGTTGCCGCCGTAAGCTGA
- a CDS encoding DUF177 domain-containing protein — protein MEAEFSRKVAVGRIAASGMDLTIEADARECAALAARFGLPAVRALSCRYRLTPGRRGEVYAEGWLAATVDQVCVVTTDRFANGVAETFAARFVPAERFREDEDLDPEAVDEIPYARDMIDLGALAAEELSLALDPYPRKPGSVLPEGVGQVDVPPANPGDGDTSRDASGEMSGEKQSPFAALAALKKAPN, from the coding sequence ATGGAGGCGGAATTTTCCCGCAAGGTCGCGGTGGGGCGGATCGCCGCGTCGGGCATGGACCTGACGATCGAGGCGGACGCGCGCGAATGCGCCGCCCTGGCCGCGCGTTTCGGCCTGCCGGCGGTGCGCGCGCTGTCCTGCCGCTATCGCCTGACGCCGGGACGGCGGGGCGAGGTCTATGCCGAAGGCTGGCTGGCCGCGACGGTCGACCAGGTGTGCGTGGTGACGACGGATCGGTTTGCCAACGGGGTGGCCGAGACGTTTGCCGCGCGCTTCGTCCCGGCCGAGCGGTTTCGCGAGGATGAGGATCTGGACCCCGAGGCGGTGGACGAGATCCCTTATGCGCGGGACATGATCGACCTGGGCGCGCTGGCGGCCGAGGAATTGTCGCTGGCGCTGGATCCCTATCCGCGCAAGCCGGGCAGCGTGCTGCCCGAAGGTGTCGGCCAGGTGGATGTTCCGCCCGCGAATCCCGGAGACGGGGATACGTCCAGGGACGCGTCGGGGGAGATGTCGGGGGAAAAGCAGTCGCCCTTCGCCGCCCTGGCGGCGCTGAAGAAGGCGCCCAACTGA
- the rpsU gene encoding 30S ribosomal protein S21, with the protein MQVLVRDNNVDQALKALKKKMQREGIFREMKLRRHYEKPSERKAREAAEAVRRARKMERKRLEREGF; encoded by the coding sequence GTGCAGGTTCTCGTTCGCGACAACAATGTCGACCAGGCTCTCAAGGCGCTCAAGAAGAAGATGCAGCGTGAAGGCATCTTCCGCGAGATGAAGCTGCGCCGCCATTACGAAAAGCCCTCCGAGCGCAAGGCGCGCGAGGCCGCCGAGGCCGTCCGCCGCGCCCGCAAGATGGAGCGCAAGCGCCTGGAACGCGAAGGGTTCTGA
- a CDS encoding outer membrane protein assembly factor BamE, which translates to MRSPSDTNSALRPARRLLPCAVVGLGMLLSGCSVFSSRPFQRGSLIERDDYTQLKPGVSTRADAMDLLGSPTTRATFDDNTWIYISMRTAQTPLSFPSIRQQQVVVLNFDDKGTLRTLRTLDKSNARPVSMVGAVTPTPGTSVNIMQQILGNVGRYNPMSNLDSTFGGSTGPMGFNNGPGHGGTGNSLP; encoded by the coding sequence ATGCGGTCACCTTCGGACACGAATTCGGCCCTCCGCCCGGCGAGGCGCCTTCTCCCCTGCGCCGTCGTCGGCCTCGGCATGCTCCTCTCCGGCTGCTCGGTCTTCTCGTCCCGGCCGTTCCAGCGCGGCTCGCTGATCGAACGCGACGACTATACCCAGCTCAAACCCGGCGTCAGCACGCGTGCCGACGCGATGGACCTGCTGGGCTCGCCGACCACGCGCGCCACGTTCGACGACAATACGTGGATCTACATCTCCATGCGGACCGCGCAGACGCCGCTCAGCTTCCCCAGCATCCGCCAGCAGCAGGTCGTGGTGCTGAATTTCGACGACAAGGGTACGCTGCGCACCCTGCGCACCCTGGACAAGAGCAACGCGCGCCCCGTCTCGATGGTCGGCGCCGTCACCCCGACTCCGGGCACCAGCGTCAATATCATGCAGCAGATCCTGGGCAATGTTGGCCGCTACAACCCGATGAGCAACCTGGACAGCACGTTCGGCGGCAGCACCGGCCCGATGGGCTTCAACAACGGTCCGGGCCATGGCGGCACGGGCAATTCGCTGCCCTGA
- the leuB gene encoding 3-isopropylmalate dehydrogenase → MSATKKLLVLPGDGIGPEIMREVARVVTWMERARGVVFDISEDLVGGASLAVHGVPIRDEVIAAAKAADAVLFGSVGDPRWASAGFDRRPEIAILKLRQELELFANLRPAKVFDALVDASTLKPEIVAGLDIMIVRETVGGIYFGEPRGIETLPDGSRRGINTEIYTTAEIERVARVAFDLARQRGNRVCSVEKCNVMESGLLWKEVVTDLHARDYPDVELSHMLADNCAMQLVRNPRQFDVIVTGNLFGDLLSDLASMLTGSLGMLPSATLGAVDASGRRPALYEPIHGSAPDIAGKGIANPLAQILSFSMLLRYSFGMEAEAVLIETAVANVLASGLRTADIMSPGTAQVGTAVMGEAVVRELDKLNG, encoded by the coding sequence ATGAGCGCGACCAAGAAGCTGTTAGTCCTGCCGGGCGATGGGATCGGCCCCGAGATCATGCGCGAGGTCGCGCGGGTTGTGACGTGGATGGAGCGCGCGCGCGGCGTGGTCTTCGATATTTCCGAGGACCTGGTCGGCGGCGCGTCGCTGGCGGTGCATGGCGTGCCGATCCGCGACGAGGTGATCGCGGCGGCGAAGGCGGCGGATGCGGTGCTGTTCGGTTCGGTGGGCGATCCGCGATGGGCGTCGGCCGGTTTCGACCGGCGGCCCGAGATCGCGATCCTGAAGCTGCGCCAGGAACTGGAGCTGTTTGCGAACCTGCGTCCGGCCAAGGTGTTCGATGCGCTGGTCGATGCCAGCACGCTGAAGCCCGAGATCGTGGCCGGGCTGGACATCATGATCGTGCGCGAGACCGTGGGCGGGATCTATTTCGGCGAGCCGCGCGGGATCGAGACCCTGCCCGACGGCAGCAGGCGGGGCATCAATACCGAAATCTATACCACCGCGGAAATCGAGCGTGTGGCGCGGGTGGCCTTCGACCTGGCGCGGCAGCGCGGCAACCGCGTCTGTTCGGTCGAGAAATGCAACGTGATGGAAAGCGGGCTGTTGTGGAAGGAGGTCGTCACCGACCTGCATGCCCGCGACTATCCCGATGTCGAACTGAGCCACATGCTGGCGGATAATTGCGCGATGCAGCTTGTGCGCAATCCGCGTCAGTTCGACGTGATCGTGACCGGCAACCTGTTCGGCGATTTGTTGTCGGACTTGGCCTCGATGCTGACGGGCAGCCTGGGCATGCTGCCCTCGGCCACGCTGGGGGCGGTGGACGCGTCCGGCAGGCGTCCGGCGCTGTATGAGCCGATCCACGGCAGCGCGCCCGATATCGCGGGCAAGGGAATCGCCAATCCGCTGGCGCAGATCCTCTCATTCTCGATGCTGCTGCGCTATTCGTTCGGGATGGAGGCGGAGGCCGTGCTGATCGAGACCGCCGTGGCCAACGTGCTGGCCAGCGGGCTGCGTACCGCCGACATCATGAGCCCGGGCACGGCGCAGGTCGGCACCGCGGTGATGGGCGAGGCCGTGGTGCGCGAGCTGGACAAGCTGAACGGCTGA
- a CDS encoding ATP-binding protein yields the protein MAGWRRRMDRPVRRVLPRSLLGRSLLIVLIPLLVTQGISLELFYGNYLKVVSRRMSGSIAAEVALTVDLLNHYHTAGDRSWIMQRVRRRTQLDIGWQPGWRLTRIGSSHVLGPMDDDLAQALADSLGRPTYIDWIGDRHTVHIYIQLPDGVLSVGAPRKRLDVAPIWFVAWAVGSTLLLFMIASLFMRNQVRAIRRLARGAELFGLGRDTGPIRPEGAQEVRKAAVAFNRMQERIFRFVAQRTAVLAGVSHDLRTPLTRLRLSLAMMPQQGRVDAAALRDDVADMIADIAEMERMIESYLSFARGEGAETPVSVGIGPLLEDAAASFRRAGGEILSISVPVPVEIIVRPDAIRRVLDNVMQNARRHGGRVALSAAPDGRVIMVCVDDDGPGIPPDRMESVFRPFESGSGGGTGLGLTIARDIVRAHGGDIALRASRLGGLQVRIVLPL from the coding sequence ATGGCGGGGTGGCGCCGCCGCATGGACCGGCCGGTGCGCCGGGTGCTGCCGCGCTCGCTGCTGGGGCGGTCGCTGCTGATCGTGCTGATTCCGCTGCTGGTGACGCAGGGGATCTCGCTGGAGCTGTTCTACGGCAATTACCTGAAGGTCGTGTCGCGGCGCATGTCGGGCAGCATCGCGGCCGAGGTCGCGCTGACGGTGGACCTGCTGAACCATTATCACACCGCCGGCGACCGGAGCTGGATCATGCAGCGGGTGCGCCGGCGCACGCAACTGGACATAGGGTGGCAGCCGGGATGGCGGCTGACCCGCATCGGGTCGAGCCACGTGCTGGGGCCGATGGATGACGACCTGGCCCAGGCGCTGGCGGATTCGCTGGGGCGGCCGACCTATATCGACTGGATCGGCGACAGGCATACCGTCCATATCTATATCCAGCTTCCCGACGGGGTCCTGAGCGTCGGCGCGCCGCGCAAGCGGCTGGACGTGGCACCGATCTGGTTCGTGGCCTGGGCGGTGGGCAGCACGCTGCTGCTGTTCATGATTGCCAGCCTGTTCATGCGCAACCAGGTGCGGGCGATCCGGCGGCTGGCGCGTGGGGCGGAATTGTTCGGCCTGGGGCGCGATACCGGGCCGATCCGGCCGGAGGGCGCGCAGGAGGTGCGCAAGGCGGCGGTGGCGTTCAACCGCATGCAGGAGCGGATCTTCCGCTTCGTGGCGCAGCGGACCGCGGTGCTGGCCGGGGTGTCGCACGATCTGCGCACGCCGCTGACGCGGCTGCGCCTGTCGCTGGCGATGATGCCGCAGCAGGGGAGGGTCGATGCCGCCGCGCTGCGGGACGACGTGGCGGACATGATCGCCGACATCGCCGAGATGGAGCGGATGATCGAAAGCTATCTGTCCTTCGCGCGGGGCGAGGGGGCCGAGACGCCGGTGTCGGTCGGAATCGGGCCGCTGCTGGAGGATGCCGCCGCGTCCTTTCGCCGAGCGGGGGGCGAGATCCTGTCGATTTCCGTGCCGGTGCCGGTCGAGATCATCGTGCGGCCGGATGCGATCCGCCGGGTGTTGGACAATGTGATGCAGAATGCCCGCCGCCATGGCGGGCGCGTGGCGTTGAGCGCCGCGCCGGACGGGCGCGTGATCATGGTGTGCGTCGACGATGACGGGCCGGGGATTCCGCCGGACCGGATGGAAAGCGTCTTTCGCCCGTTCGAAAGCGGCAGCGGGGGCGGCACGGGGCTGGGCCTGACGATCGCCCGCGATATCGTGCGGGCGCATGGCGGCGACATCGCCCTGCGCGCCAGCCGGCTGGGCGGTCTGCAGGTGCGGATCGTGCTGCCGCTATAG
- the rpmF gene encoding 50S ribosomal protein L32, whose translation MAVPKRKTSPSRRGMRRSHEALRVQAHAECANCGELKRPHHVCSHCGHYDGREVVAAGKALKTAVRA comes from the coding sequence ATGGCTGTACCCAAGAGAAAAACCTCGCCGTCCCGTCGCGGCATGCGTCGCAGCCACGAGGCGCTGCGCGTGCAGGCCCACGCCGAGTGCGCGAATTGCGGTGAACTGAAGCGGCCGCACCATGTTTGCAGCCATTGTGGCCATTATGACGGCCGCGAGGTCGTTGCCGCCGGCAAGGCGCTGAAGACCGCCGTCCGGGCCTGA
- a CDS encoding helix-turn-helix domain-containing protein, with the protein MTDRKGPPRRPAGAAGAGSGLLFLREDEMRQAQELMTLAWRDFGAVVDPVLEELGLGRAHHRILQLVGRHPGIAVGALQDLLGITKQSLGRALGELQARDYVAQEVGRRDRRLRLLSLTAAGAAVERQLFDLQREKLVGVYRDVGAASVEGFRRVMQGLMDDRTRRVLEDVIAAGERARRARM; encoded by the coding sequence ATGACGGATCGCAAGGGGCCGCCGCGACGGCCGGCGGGAGCGGCGGGGGCCGGGAGCGGCCTGCTGTTCCTGCGCGAAGACGAGATGCGCCAGGCGCAGGAACTGATGACCCTGGCCTGGCGCGATTTCGGCGCGGTGGTCGATCCGGTGCTGGAAGAGCTGGGGCTGGGGCGGGCGCATCACCGGATATTGCAACTGGTCGGGCGCCATCCGGGCATCGCGGTTGGCGCGCTGCAGGACCTGCTGGGAATCACGAAACAGAGCCTGGGCCGCGCGCTGGGGGAACTGCAGGCGCGGGATTATGTCGCGCAGGAGGTGGGACGGCGGGACCGCCGGCTGCGCCTGTTGTCGCTGACCGCGGCGGGGGCCGCGGTGGAGCGGCAATTGTTCGATCTGCAGCGCGAGAAGCTGGTCGGCGTGTATCGTGATGTCGGCGCCGCGTCGGTCGAGGGGTTCCGTCGTGTCATGCAGGGCCTTATGGACGACAGGACGCGGCGCGTGCTCGAAGATGTGATCGCGGCGGGCGAGCGGGCGCGCCGGGCCAGGATGTGA
- a CDS encoding response regulator, which yields MDGRDSGTRDGAVAGAHILVVDDDPRLRRLLQRYLTEQGFRISAAASAAEARQVLGFMQPDAMVLDVTMPGETGLALTRALRDEGQDLPILLLTARGEPEDRITGLEAGADDYLGKPFEPRELLLRLKAHLRRFAPPAPSENLRVVRLGGLEFDPARGLLQGPGGSVHLTGGEVALLTVLARRPNETLSREEIARVLDMEEIGERAVDVQVTRLRRRIESDPREPRFLQTVRGKGYVLKPGL from the coding sequence ATGGACGGACGGGACAGCGGAACGCGGGATGGAGCGGTCGCCGGGGCGCATATCCTGGTGGTGGATGACGACCCGAGGCTGCGGCGCCTGCTGCAGCGTTACCTGACCGAGCAGGGATTCCGTATCAGCGCGGCGGCGTCGGCGGCGGAGGCGCGGCAGGTGCTGGGGTTCATGCAGCCCGACGCGATGGTGCTGGACGTGACCATGCCCGGCGAGACCGGGCTGGCGCTGACCCGCGCGCTGCGCGACGAGGGGCAGGATCTACCGATCCTGCTGCTGACGGCGCGGGGTGAGCCCGAGGACCGTATCACCGGCCTGGAAGCCGGGGCGGACGATTATCTGGGCAAGCCGTTCGAGCCGCGCGAGTTGCTGTTGCGCCTGAAGGCGCATCTGCGCCGCTTCGCGCCGCCCGCGCCGTCGGAAAATCTGCGCGTGGTGCGGCTGGGCGGCCTGGAATTCGACCCCGCGCGGGGATTGCTGCAGGGCCCCGGGGGCAGCGTGCACCTGACCGGCGGCGAGGTCGCGCTGCTGACCGTGCTGGCGCGCCGGCCCAACGAGACGCTGTCGCGCGAGGAGATCGCGCGGGTCCTGGACATGGAGGAAATCGGCGAACGGGCGGTGGACGTGCAGGTGACGCGGCTGCGCCGGCGGATCGAGTCCGATCCGCGCGAGCCGCGCTTTCTGCAGACGGTGCGTGGCAAGGGCTATGTGCTGAAACCGGGATTATAG
- the leuD gene encoding 3-isopropylmalate dehydratase small subunit — protein MEKFTVLTAIAAPLPEANIDTDKIIPARFLKTTKRSGLGVHAFDGMRYNPDGSERPDFVLNQPPYRDAGILITYDNLGCGSSREHAPWALLDFGIRCVIAPSFADIFFNNCFKNGILPIQLPRETCDALMEDARLGGNGRLTVDLERQVVIRPDGAEIGFEIDPLRRHLLLEGLDDIGQTLQHEAAIGAFETARERAQPWQTHIVVA, from the coding sequence ATGGAAAAATTCACCGTCCTGACCGCGATCGCGGCGCCGCTGCCGGAAGCGAACATCGATACGGACAAGATCATCCCGGCGCGTTTCCTGAAGACCACCAAGCGGTCGGGCCTGGGCGTGCATGCCTTCGACGGCATGCGCTACAACCCGGACGGATCGGAACGCCCGGATTTCGTGCTGAACCAGCCGCCTTATCGCGATGCCGGGATCCTGATCACCTATGACAATCTGGGGTGCGGGTCGTCGCGGGAGCATGCGCCATGGGCGCTGCTGGATTTCGGCATACGCTGCGTGATCGCGCCGTCCTTTGCCGACATCTTCTTCAACAACTGCTTCAAGAACGGCATCCTGCCGATCCAACTGCCGCGCGAGACCTGCGATGCGCTGATGGAGGATGCGCGGCTGGGGGGCAACGGGCGGCTGACGGTCGATCTGGAGCGCCAGGTGGTCATCCGCCCGGACGGGGCCGAGATCGGCTTCGAGATCGATCCGCTGCGCCGGCACCTGCTGCTGGAGGGACTGGACGATATCGGCCAGACCCTGCAGCACGAGGCTGCGATCGGGGCCTTCGAGACGGCGCGGGAGCGGGCGCAGCCCTGGCAGACGCATATCGTCGTGGCGTGA
- the def gene encoding peptide deformylase has product MTLLKIARMGHPVLLRRADPVADTLSPEIGRLIDDMIETMEDARGAGLAAPQVHVSLRLFVYRVPQERSAGDDDPPRGASVLINPVLRPVDDEMVLRPEGCLSIPGLRGMVPRHVRVAYSGLERDGTRVEGIAGGFMANVLQHEYDHLDGILYPMRMTDLGQMGFEEEIARHGVRE; this is encoded by the coding sequence GTGACCTTGCTGAAAATCGCCCGGATGGGCCATCCGGTCCTGCTGCGCCGCGCGGACCCGGTGGCGGACACGCTGAGCCCGGAGATCGGGCGGCTGATCGACGACATGATCGAGACGATGGAGGATGCGCGCGGGGCGGGGCTGGCGGCGCCGCAGGTGCATGTGTCGCTGCGGCTGTTCGTCTATCGCGTGCCGCAGGAGCGCAGCGCGGGCGACGACGATCCGCCGCGCGGCGCCAGCGTGCTGATCAACCCTGTCCTGCGTCCCGTCGATGACGAGATGGTGCTGCGGCCGGAGGGGTGCCTGTCGATTCCCGGCCTGCGCGGCATGGTGCCGCGTCATGTGCGGGTCGCCTATTCGGGGTTGGAGCGGGACGGCACGCGGGTGGAGGGGATCGCCGGCGGCTTCATGGCGAATGTATTGCAGCATGAATATGATCATCTGGACGGGATTCTCTATCCGATGCGCATGACGGATTTGGGGCAGATGGGATTCGAAGAGGAAATCGCGCGCCACGGGGTGCGGGAATGA
- a CDS encoding COQ9 family protein — protein sequence MIAARLAACVAACAPRRLERSAARDEVLGRVEALAGGEGWTMRTLRAAGGPDADLLFPGGPAEMVEAWLDRADRAMIEVAHDLDEPRLSRRVRAIILMRLRTITPDRAAMRRALAVLMLPGRAGALARSLARTVDAIWEAAGDRSGGLSRQTKRMTLASVYVQTLLFWMARGDDPDAVASFLDRRLEAVARIGRIRQRLAAGRAA from the coding sequence ATGATCGCGGCGCGGCTGGCCGCCTGTGTCGCCGCCTGCGCGCCGCGCCGGCTGGAGCGCAGTGCGGCGCGGGACGAGGTGCTGGGGCGCGTCGAGGCCCTGGCGGGCGGCGAAGGGTGGACGATGCGGACCCTGCGCGCGGCCGGCGGGCCGGATGCGGACCTGCTGTTTCCCGGCGGCCCGGCGGAGATGGTCGAGGCCTGGCTCGACCGGGCCGACCGCGCGATGATCGAGGTCGCGCACGACCTGGACGAGCCGCGGCTGAGCCGGCGGGTGCGGGCGATCATCCTGATGCGGCTGCGGACCATCACGCCCGACCGGGCCGCCATGCGCCGCGCGCTGGCGGTGCTGATGCTGCCGGGGCGCGCGGGGGCGCTGGCGCGGAGCCTGGCGCGGACCGTCGATGCGATCTGGGAGGCGGCGGGGGACCGGTCGGGCGGGCTGAGCCGCCAGACCAAGCGGATGACCCTGGCATCGGTCTATGTCCAGACGCTGCTGTTCTGGATGGCGCGGGGGGACGACCCGGATGCCGTCGCCTCCTTTCTGGATCGGCGGCTGGAGGCCGTCGCGCGGATCGGCCGGATCAGGCAGCGCCTGGCGGCCGGGCGTGCGGCCTGA
- a CDS encoding prolyl oligopeptidase family serine peptidase: MNMIRGILACAALLAAWPVRAAMPAHFSTPAYLSDVTGAQALAWVRQQNRRTDDTLARDPRYRAFHDAVLQVEQDRHRIPEPSFMAGKIFNFWQDAANPRGIWRQTDLASFLGGRPAWITRLDVDALARQEHRDWVFQGAECLEPGDSPCLVRLSDAGEDAASLREFLPLSGQFVPEGFVLPRSKQTAVWEDRDTLLVARDWGADRGGVTASGYPFVVRRLRRGQALDQAAEVMRGTPGDVSVEPLALADGQGRRIVLIRRAVTFFEDRYGVVTPQGVRMLDLPSRMDLHGFAGGRLILSVNQDWTPRGGTRIAAGSVVAVDPAGQAAAQILFVPNPRQAVDEVAVTGAGVVMTVLDSVRGQAWIFRRAGGDGGAWRGVRLAMPDMMSIHIVDADRESGRAFLSVSGFLTPSQLWLVDCVGGSARKIMELPPQFDAAGLEVGQSWAVSADGTRIPYFLVHRRGMKPDGTNPTLLTAYGGFQVASVPDYNPVVGRLWLERGGVYAVANIRGGGEFGPAWHEAGRTVHRQRVFDDFAAVARDLMARGVTTPARLAIRGRSNGGLLMGVEFTQHPELWGAVIIGVPLLDMEHFETMAAGASWVGEYGSMDEPAQRAFLQRISPLRALRAGVRYPEPFIFTSTRDDRVGPVHARRFAAKLQALGVPFLYYEDVEGGHSGTVNAREIAHERALEAVYLSRLMAPAGQ, encoded by the coding sequence ATGAACATGATCCGAGGCATCCTGGCCTGTGCCGCCCTGCTGGCGGCGTGGCCCGTCCGGGCCGCCATGCCCGCGCATTTCAGTACTCCGGCCTATCTGTCGGACGTGACGGGGGCGCAGGCCCTGGCGTGGGTGCGGCAGCAGAATCGCCGCACCGACGACACGCTGGCGCGTGACCCGCGCTATCGCGCATTCCATGATGCGGTGCTGCAGGTCGAGCAGGATCGGCATCGGATTCCCGAACCCTCCTTTATGGCCGGGAAGATTTTCAATTTCTGGCAGGACGCGGCCAATCCCCGCGGGATCTGGCGCCAGACGGACCTGGCGTCGTTTCTGGGCGGTCGTCCGGCCTGGATCACCAGGCTGGACGTCGATGCGCTGGCCCGGCAGGAGCATCGCGACTGGGTCTTCCAGGGCGCGGAATGCCTGGAACCCGGGGATTCGCCGTGCCTGGTGCGTTTGTCCGACGCGGGCGAGGATGCGGCGAGCCTGCGCGAATTCCTGCCGCTGAGCGGGCAGTTCGTGCCGGAGGGCTTCGTGCTGCCGCGATCGAAGCAGACGGCGGTCTGGGAGGATCGCGACACGCTGCTGGTCGCGCGTGACTGGGGCGCGGACCGGGGTGGGGTGACGGCGTCCGGCTATCCGTTCGTGGTCAGGCGCCTGCGCCGGGGCCAGGCGCTGGACCAGGCGGCGGAGGTGATGCGCGGGACGCCCGGCGACGTTTCGGTGGAGCCGCTGGCGCTGGCCGACGGGCAGGGGCGCCGTATCGTGCTGATCCGCCGCGCGGTCACGTTTTTCGAGGACCGGTACGGGGTGGTGACGCCGCAGGGCGTGCGGATGCTGGACCTGCCGTCGCGCATGGACCTGCACGGGTTCGCGGGCGGGCGGCTGATCCTGTCGGTCAACCAGGACTGGACGCCGCGCGGCGGGACGCGGATCGCGGCGGGCAGCGTGGTCGCGGTCGATCCGGCGGGGCAGGCGGCGGCGCAGATCCTGTTCGTGCCGAACCCGCGCCAGGCGGTGGACGAAGTCGCGGTGACGGGCGCGGGCGTGGTGATGACGGTGCTGGATTCGGTGCGCGGCCAGGCCTGGATCTTCCGGCGAGCCGGGGGGGACGGCGGCGCCTGGCGCGGCGTCCGGCTGGCGATGCCGGACATGATGTCGATCCATATCGTCGATGCCGACCGGGAGTCGGGCCGGGCGTTCCTGTCGGTTTCGGGCTTTCTGACGCCCTCGCAACTGTGGCTGGTGGATTGCGTGGGGGGCAGTGCGCGCAAGATCATGGAATTGCCGCCGCAATTCGATGCCGCCGGTCTGGAGGTCGGGCAATCCTGGGCGGTATCGGCGGATGGGACGCGCATTCCCTATTTCCTGGTCCACCGGCGGGGCATGAAGCCGGACGGCACGAACCCGACGCTGCTGACGGCCTATGGCGGATTCCAGGTCGCGTCGGTGCCGGACTACAACCCGGTGGTCGGGCGGCTGTGGCTGGAGCGGGGCGGGGTCTACGCGGTGGCCAATATTCGCGGCGGGGGCGAGTTCGGGCCCGCCTGGCACGAGGCCGGGCGCACCGTCCATCGCCAGCGCGTCTTCGACGATTTCGCCGCCGTGGCGCGGGACCTGATGGCGCGGGGCGTGACGACGCCCGCGCGGCTGGCGATTCGCGGCCGGTCGAACGGCGGGCTGCTGATGGGGGTGGAGTTTACCCAGCACCCCGAATTGTGGGGCGCGGTCATTATCGGCGTGCCGCTGCTGGACATGGAACATTTCGAGACGATGGCGGCCGGCGCGTCCTGGGTCGGCGAATATGGCAGTATGGACGAGCCGGCGCAGCGGGCCTTCCTGCAGCGTATCTCGCCCCTGCGGGCGCTGCGCGCGGGGGTGCGCTATCCCGAGCCGTTCATCTTCACCTCGACCCGCGACGATCGGGTGGGGCCGGTGCATGCGCGGCGTTTCGCCGCGAAATTGCAGGCGCTGGGGGTGCCGTTTCTCTATTACGAGGATGTCGAGGGCGGGCATTCCGGTACGGTGAATGCGCGGGAGATCGCCCATGAGCGGGCGCTGGAGGCGGTCTATCTGTCGCGGCTGATGGCGCCGGCGGGACAGTAG